A single genomic interval of Peromyscus leucopus breed LL Stock chromosome 7, UCI_PerLeu_2.1, whole genome shotgun sequence harbors:
- the Usp19 gene encoding ubiquitin carboxyl-terminal hydrolase 19 isoform X6: MSGGTSATGPRRGSPGMEEAASKKKQKDRANQESRDGDPRRASTPRKEQTKEELLYDWRQSADEVIVKLRVGAGPLRLEEVDAAFTDTDCVVRFPDGRQWGGVFFAEIQSSCTKVQAHKGGLLQLALPKKVPLLTWPSLLKKPLGTQELVSGLRCQENGQDLSPIALEQGSEPRRAKQEARNQKRAQGRGEVGSGAGPGAQAGPSAKRAVHLRRGPEGEGSRDGPGPQGDAPPFLSSDSATQVEVEEQLHVPPLNPQTSLLGSEKNLALLTGEKTVSPRSDSVPPVMVRDRDPEKEDHVKEKMAVGADSAALVDEPESMVNLAFVKNDSYEKGPDSVVVHVYVKEICRDTSRVLFREQDFTLIFQTRDGNFLRLHPGCGPHTVFRWQVKLRNLIEPEQCTFCFTASRIDICLRKRQSQRWGGLEAPATRVGGAKVAVPTGPTPLDSTPPGGAPHPLTGQEEARAVEKEKPKARSEDTGLDGVVARTPLEHVAPKPEPHMASPKPTCMVPPMPHSPVSGDSVEEEEEEEKKVCLPGFTGLVNLGNTCFMNSVIQSLSNTRELRDFFHDRSFEAEINYNNPLGTGGRLAIGFAVLLRALWKGTHQAFQPSKLKAIVASKASQFTGYAQHDAQEFMAFLLDGLHEDLNRIQNKPYTETVDSDGRPDEVVAEEAWQRHKMRNDSFIVDLFQGQYKSKLVCPVCAKVSITFDPFLYLPVPLPQKQKVLPIFYFAREPHSKPIKFLVSVSKENSSASEVLDSLSQSVHVKPENLRLTEVIKNRFHRVFLPSHSLDAVSPTDMLLCFELLSPELAKERVVVLEVQQRPQVPSIPISKCAACQRKQQSEDEKLKRCTRCYRVGYCNQFCQKTHWPDHKGLCRPENIGYPFLVSVPASRLTYARLAQLLEGYARYSVSVFQPPFQPGRMALESQSPGCTTLLSTSSLEAGDSEREPIQPSELQLVTPVAEGDTGAPRVWAPPDRGPVPSTSGISSEMLASGPIEGCSLLASERVSRPEAAVPGYQHSSEAVNTHTPQFFIYKIDASNREQRLEDKGETPLELGDDCSLALVWRNNERLQEFVLVASKELECAEDPGSAGEAARAGHFTLDQCLNLFTRPEVLAPEEAWYCPQCGQHREASKQLLLWRLPNVLIVQLKRFSFRSFIWRDKINDLVEFPVRNLDLSKFCIGQKEEQLPSYDLYAVINHYGGMIGGHYTACARLPNDRSSQRSDVGWRLFDDSTVTTVDESQVVTRYAYVLFYRRRNSPVERPPRAGHSEHHPDLGPAAEAAASQGLGPGQAPEVAPTRTAPERFAPPVDRPAPTYSNMEEVD, from the exons CTCTGCTCACCTGGCCCTCTCTCCTG AAGAAACCTCTAGGGACCCAAGAGCTGGTGTCAGGGTTGCGGTGCCAGGAGAATGGGCAAGATCTGTCTCCCATTGCCCTGGAGCAAGGCTCTGAGCCCCGCAGAGCTAAGCAGGAAGCCCGAAACCAGAAGCGGGCCCAGGGCCGTGGTGAGGTAGGCTCAGGGGCTGGCCCTGGGGCACAGGCAGGGCCCAGCGCCAAGAGGGCCGTGCATCTCCGCAGAGGGCCAGAAGGAGAAGGGTCTAGGGATGGCCCTGGCCCCCAGGGTGATGCTCCACCCTTTCTGTCTTCTGACTCAGCCACCCAG GTTGAGGTTGAGGAGCAGCTCCATGTACCACCACTGAACCCTCAAACGAGTCTCTTGGGCTCAGAGAAGAATTTAGCCCTTTTGacaggagagaagacagtgtcTCCCAGGAGTGACTCAGTCCCCCCAGTCATGGTCCGGGACAGAGACCCTGAAAAAGAGGACCACGTCAAAGAGAAGATGGCCGTAGGAGCAGACTCTGCAGCTTTGGTGGATG AACCAGAGTCCATGGTGAACCTGGCATTTGTGAAGAATGACTCCTATGAGAAGGGGCCGGattcagtggtggtgcacgtgtACGTGAAGGAGATCTGCAGGGACACCTCTCGAGTCCTTTTCCGAGAGCAGGACTTCACGCTTATCTTCCAGACCAG gGATGGAAATTTCCTGAGGCTGCATCCGGGCTGTGGGCCCCACACCGTCTTCCGCTGGCAGGTGAAGCTCAG GAACTTGATTGAGCCAGAGCAGTGTACATTCTGTTTCACGGCCTCCCGCATAGATATCTGCCTCCGGAAGCGGCAGAGTCAGCGCTGGGGTGGACTGGAGGCCCCAGCTACACGAG TGGGTGGTGCGAAGGTTGCCGTGCCGACAGGTCCAACCCCTTTGGACTCAACCCCTCCAGGgggtgccccccaccccctgacAGGCCAGGAGGAAGCCAGGGCTGTGGAGAAGGAAAAACCCAAGGCTCGATCTGAGGACACAGGGCTGGATGGTGTGGTGGCCCGCACCCCTTTGGAGCATGTAGCTCCAAAGCCAGAACCACACATGGCCTCG CCCAAACCCACGTGTATGGTGCCTCCAATGCCTCATAGTCCGGTGAGTGGAGAtagtgtggaggaggaggaagaggaagagaagaaggtgtGTCTGCCAGGCTTTACTGGCCTTGTCAATTTAGGGAACACCTGCTTCATGAATAGTGTCATTCAGTCTCTGTCCAACACTCGGGAACTTCGTGACTTCTTCCATG ACCGATCCTTTGAAGCTGAGATTAACTACAACAACCCACTGGGGACTGGTGGGCGACTGGCCATTGGCTTTGCTGTGCTGCTCCGGGCTCTATGGAAGGGCACTCATCAAGCCTTTCAGCCCTCCAAGCTAAAG GCCATTGTGGCAAGCAAAGCCAGCCAGTTCACAGGCTATGCGCAGCATGACGCCCAAGAGTTCATGGCTTTCTTGTTGGATGGgctgcatgaggacctgaatcgGATCCAAAACAAGCCCTACACAGAGACCGTGGACTCAGACGGACGTCCTGACGAG GTGGTGGCTGAGGAAGCCTGGCAGCGGCACAAGATGAGGAATGACTCCTTCATTGTGGACCTGTTTCAGGGCCAGTACAAGTCAAAGCTGGTGTGCCCTGTGTGTGCCAAG GTCTCCATCACCTTTGACCCGTTCCTTTACCTGCCTGTGCCCTTGCCACAAAAGCAAAAGGTTCTCCCCATCTTTTATTTTGCTCGGGAGCCTCACAGCAAACCCATCAAG TTTCTGGTGAGTGTTAGCAAGGAGAACTCCAGCGCAAGTGAAGTTTTGGATTCCCTCTCTCAGAGTGTCCATGTGAAGCCTGAAAACCTGCGCCTGACTGAG GTAATTAAGAATCGTTTCCATCGTGTTTTCTTGCCTTCCCACTCGCTGGATGCTGTGTCCCCAACTGACATGCTGCTCTGCTTTGAGCTGTTGTCCCCAGAGCTGGCTAAGGAGCGGGTAGTGGTGCTAGAGGTGCAGCAG CGCCCCCAGGTACCCAGCATCCCTATCTCCAAGTGTGCAGCCTGCCAGCGGAAGCAGCAGTCAGAGGATGAAAAGCTGAAGCGTTGTACCCGTTGCTACCGCGTTGGCTACTGCAACCA gtTCTGCCAGAAAACCCATTGGCCTGACCACAAAGGCCTCTGCCGCCCTGAGAACATTGGCTACCCCTTCCTGGTCAGCGTGCCTGCCTCACGCCTCACTTACGCCCGTCTTGCTCAGCTACTAGAAGGTTATGCCCG ATACTCCGTGAGTGTGTTCCAACCACCCTTCCAGCCTGGCCGGATGGCCTTGGAATCCCAGAGCCCTGGCTGTACCACATTGCTTTCAACGAGCTCCCTGGAGGCTGGGGATAGTGAGAGAGAACCCATTCAGCCTTCTGAGCTCCAGTTGGTGACGCCTGTGGCTGAGGGGGATACAGGGGCTCCCCGTGTGTGGGCACCCCCTGATCGGGGTCCTGTACCTAGCACCAGTGGCATTTCTTCTGAGATGTTGGCCAGTGGGCCTATTGAAGGTTGTTCGTTGCTTGCTAGTGAGAGGGTGTCCCGGCCCGAAG CTGCAGTGCCTGGGTACCAGCACTCCAGTGAAGCCGTGAACACCCACACACCCCagtttttcatctataaaattgATGCATCAAACCGAGAGCAGCGGCTTGAGGACAAAG GGGAGACACCATTGGAGCTAGGGGATGACTGTAGCCTGGCTCTGGTGTGGCGGAACAATGAGCGCCTACAGGAGTTTGTGTTAGTGGCCTCCAAGGAGCTGGAGTGCGCTGAAGATCCAGGCTCTGCGGGTGAGGCTGCCCGCGCTGGCCACTTTACCCTGGACCAGTGCCTCAACCTCTTTACTCGGCCTGAAGTGCTGGCACCCGAGGAGGCCTG GTACTGCCCACAGTGCGGACAGCATCGCGAGGCCTCCAAACAGCTGCTGCTCTGGCGCCTGCCGAATGTGCTCATTGTGCAGCTCAAGCGCTTCTCCTTCCGTAGTTTCATTTGGCGTGACAAGATCAATGACTTGGTGGAGTTTCCTGTTCG GAACCTGGACTTGAGCAAGTTCTGTATCGGCCAGAAAGAGGAGCAGTTGCCTAGTTATGACCTGTATGCCGTCATCAACCATTACGGAGGCATGATCGGAGGCCACTATACCGCCTGTGCCCGCCTGCCCAACGACCGCAGTAGCCAGCGCAGTGACGTGG GCTGGCGCCTGTTTGACGACAGCACAGTGACAACAGTGGACGAGAGCCAGGTGGTGACGCGGTACGCCTATGTGCTCTTCTACCGCCGGCGGAACTCCCCCGTGGAGAGACCCCCCAGGGCGGGCCACTCCGAACACCACCCAGACCTAGGCCCTGCAGCCGAAGCTGCCGCCAGCCAG GGACTAGGCCCTGGCCAGGCCCCCGAGGTGGCCCCCACGCGGACAGCCCCTGAACGCTTCGCCCCCCCTGTGGACCGCCCAGCCCCCACGTACAGCAACATGGAGGAGGTCGATTAG
- the Usp19 gene encoding ubiquitin carboxyl-terminal hydrolase 19 isoform X7, protein MSGGTSATGPRRGSPGMEEAASKKKQKDRANQESRDGDPRRASTPRKEQTKEELLYDWRQSADEVIVKLRVGAGPLRLEEVDAAFTDTDCVVRFPDGRQWGGVFFAEIQSSCTKVQAHKGGLLQLALPKKVPLLTWPSLLKPLGTQELVSGLRCQENGQDLSPIALEQGSEPRRAKQEARNQKRAQGRGEVGSGAGPGAQAGPSAKRAVHLRRGPEGEGSRDGPGPQGDAPPFLSSDSATQVEVEEQLHVPPLNPQTSLLGSEKNLALLTGEKTVSPRSDSVPPVMVRDRDPEKEDHVKEKMAVGADSAALVDEPESMVNLAFVKNDSYEKGPDSVVVHVYVKEICRDTSRVLFREQDFTLIFQTRDGNFLRLHPGCGPHTVFRWQVKLRNLIEPEQCTFCFTASRIDICLRKRQSQRWGGLEAPATRVGGAKVAVPTGPTPLDSTPPGGAPHPLTGQEEARAVEKEKPKARSEDTGLDGVVARTPLEHVAPKPEPHMASPKPTCMVPPMPHSPVSGDSVEEEEEEEKKVCLPGFTGLVNLGNTCFMNSVIQSLSNTRELRDFFHDRSFEAEINYNNPLGTGGRLAIGFAVLLRALWKGTHQAFQPSKLKAIVASKASQFTGYAQHDAQEFMAFLLDGLHEDLNRIQNKPYTETVDSDGRPDEVVAEEAWQRHKMRNDSFIVDLFQGQYKSKLVCPVCAKVSITFDPFLYLPVPLPQKQKVLPIFYFAREPHSKPIKFLVSVSKENSSASEVLDSLSQSVHVKPENLRLTEVIKNRFHRVFLPSHSLDAVSPTDMLLCFELLSPELAKERVVVLEVQQRPQVPSIPISKCAACQRKQQSEDEKLKRCTRCYRVGYCNQFCQKTHWPDHKGLCRPENIGYPFLVSVPASRLTYARLAQLLEGYARYSVSVFQPPFQPGRMALESQSPGCTTLLSTSSLEAGDSEREPIQPSELQLVTPVAEGDTGAPRVWAPPDRGPVPSTSGISSEMLASGPIEGCSLLASERVSRPEAAVPGYQHSSEAVNTHTPQFFIYKIDASNREQRLEDKGETPLELGDDCSLALVWRNNERLQEFVLVASKELECAEDPGSAGEAARAGHFTLDQCLNLFTRPEVLAPEEAWYCPQCGQHREASKQLLLWRLPNVLIVQLKRFSFRSFIWRDKINDLVEFPVRNLDLSKFCIGQKEEQLPSYDLYAVINHYGGMIGGHYTACARLPNDRSSQRSDVGWRLFDDSTVTTVDESQVVTRYAYVLFYRRRNSPVERPPRAGHSEHHPDLGPAAEAAASQGLGPGQAPEVAPTRTAPERFAPPVDRPAPTYSNMEEVD, encoded by the exons CTCTGCTCACCTGGCCCTCTCTCCTG AAACCTCTAGGGACCCAAGAGCTGGTGTCAGGGTTGCGGTGCCAGGAGAATGGGCAAGATCTGTCTCCCATTGCCCTGGAGCAAGGCTCTGAGCCCCGCAGAGCTAAGCAGGAAGCCCGAAACCAGAAGCGGGCCCAGGGCCGTGGTGAGGTAGGCTCAGGGGCTGGCCCTGGGGCACAGGCAGGGCCCAGCGCCAAGAGGGCCGTGCATCTCCGCAGAGGGCCAGAAGGAGAAGGGTCTAGGGATGGCCCTGGCCCCCAGGGTGATGCTCCACCCTTTCTGTCTTCTGACTCAGCCACCCAG GTTGAGGTTGAGGAGCAGCTCCATGTACCACCACTGAACCCTCAAACGAGTCTCTTGGGCTCAGAGAAGAATTTAGCCCTTTTGacaggagagaagacagtgtcTCCCAGGAGTGACTCAGTCCCCCCAGTCATGGTCCGGGACAGAGACCCTGAAAAAGAGGACCACGTCAAAGAGAAGATGGCCGTAGGAGCAGACTCTGCAGCTTTGGTGGATG AACCAGAGTCCATGGTGAACCTGGCATTTGTGAAGAATGACTCCTATGAGAAGGGGCCGGattcagtggtggtgcacgtgtACGTGAAGGAGATCTGCAGGGACACCTCTCGAGTCCTTTTCCGAGAGCAGGACTTCACGCTTATCTTCCAGACCAG gGATGGAAATTTCCTGAGGCTGCATCCGGGCTGTGGGCCCCACACCGTCTTCCGCTGGCAGGTGAAGCTCAG GAACTTGATTGAGCCAGAGCAGTGTACATTCTGTTTCACGGCCTCCCGCATAGATATCTGCCTCCGGAAGCGGCAGAGTCAGCGCTGGGGTGGACTGGAGGCCCCAGCTACACGAG TGGGTGGTGCGAAGGTTGCCGTGCCGACAGGTCCAACCCCTTTGGACTCAACCCCTCCAGGgggtgccccccaccccctgacAGGCCAGGAGGAAGCCAGGGCTGTGGAGAAGGAAAAACCCAAGGCTCGATCTGAGGACACAGGGCTGGATGGTGTGGTGGCCCGCACCCCTTTGGAGCATGTAGCTCCAAAGCCAGAACCACACATGGCCTCG CCCAAACCCACGTGTATGGTGCCTCCAATGCCTCATAGTCCGGTGAGTGGAGAtagtgtggaggaggaggaagaggaagagaagaaggtgtGTCTGCCAGGCTTTACTGGCCTTGTCAATTTAGGGAACACCTGCTTCATGAATAGTGTCATTCAGTCTCTGTCCAACACTCGGGAACTTCGTGACTTCTTCCATG ACCGATCCTTTGAAGCTGAGATTAACTACAACAACCCACTGGGGACTGGTGGGCGACTGGCCATTGGCTTTGCTGTGCTGCTCCGGGCTCTATGGAAGGGCACTCATCAAGCCTTTCAGCCCTCCAAGCTAAAG GCCATTGTGGCAAGCAAAGCCAGCCAGTTCACAGGCTATGCGCAGCATGACGCCCAAGAGTTCATGGCTTTCTTGTTGGATGGgctgcatgaggacctgaatcgGATCCAAAACAAGCCCTACACAGAGACCGTGGACTCAGACGGACGTCCTGACGAG GTGGTGGCTGAGGAAGCCTGGCAGCGGCACAAGATGAGGAATGACTCCTTCATTGTGGACCTGTTTCAGGGCCAGTACAAGTCAAAGCTGGTGTGCCCTGTGTGTGCCAAG GTCTCCATCACCTTTGACCCGTTCCTTTACCTGCCTGTGCCCTTGCCACAAAAGCAAAAGGTTCTCCCCATCTTTTATTTTGCTCGGGAGCCTCACAGCAAACCCATCAAG TTTCTGGTGAGTGTTAGCAAGGAGAACTCCAGCGCAAGTGAAGTTTTGGATTCCCTCTCTCAGAGTGTCCATGTGAAGCCTGAAAACCTGCGCCTGACTGAG GTAATTAAGAATCGTTTCCATCGTGTTTTCTTGCCTTCCCACTCGCTGGATGCTGTGTCCCCAACTGACATGCTGCTCTGCTTTGAGCTGTTGTCCCCAGAGCTGGCTAAGGAGCGGGTAGTGGTGCTAGAGGTGCAGCAG CGCCCCCAGGTACCCAGCATCCCTATCTCCAAGTGTGCAGCCTGCCAGCGGAAGCAGCAGTCAGAGGATGAAAAGCTGAAGCGTTGTACCCGTTGCTACCGCGTTGGCTACTGCAACCA gtTCTGCCAGAAAACCCATTGGCCTGACCACAAAGGCCTCTGCCGCCCTGAGAACATTGGCTACCCCTTCCTGGTCAGCGTGCCTGCCTCACGCCTCACTTACGCCCGTCTTGCTCAGCTACTAGAAGGTTATGCCCG ATACTCCGTGAGTGTGTTCCAACCACCCTTCCAGCCTGGCCGGATGGCCTTGGAATCCCAGAGCCCTGGCTGTACCACATTGCTTTCAACGAGCTCCCTGGAGGCTGGGGATAGTGAGAGAGAACCCATTCAGCCTTCTGAGCTCCAGTTGGTGACGCCTGTGGCTGAGGGGGATACAGGGGCTCCCCGTGTGTGGGCACCCCCTGATCGGGGTCCTGTACCTAGCACCAGTGGCATTTCTTCTGAGATGTTGGCCAGTGGGCCTATTGAAGGTTGTTCGTTGCTTGCTAGTGAGAGGGTGTCCCGGCCCGAAG CTGCAGTGCCTGGGTACCAGCACTCCAGTGAAGCCGTGAACACCCACACACCCCagtttttcatctataaaattgATGCATCAAACCGAGAGCAGCGGCTTGAGGACAAAG GGGAGACACCATTGGAGCTAGGGGATGACTGTAGCCTGGCTCTGGTGTGGCGGAACAATGAGCGCCTACAGGAGTTTGTGTTAGTGGCCTCCAAGGAGCTGGAGTGCGCTGAAGATCCAGGCTCTGCGGGTGAGGCTGCCCGCGCTGGCCACTTTACCCTGGACCAGTGCCTCAACCTCTTTACTCGGCCTGAAGTGCTGGCACCCGAGGAGGCCTG GTACTGCCCACAGTGCGGACAGCATCGCGAGGCCTCCAAACAGCTGCTGCTCTGGCGCCTGCCGAATGTGCTCATTGTGCAGCTCAAGCGCTTCTCCTTCCGTAGTTTCATTTGGCGTGACAAGATCAATGACTTGGTGGAGTTTCCTGTTCG GAACCTGGACTTGAGCAAGTTCTGTATCGGCCAGAAAGAGGAGCAGTTGCCTAGTTATGACCTGTATGCCGTCATCAACCATTACGGAGGCATGATCGGAGGCCACTATACCGCCTGTGCCCGCCTGCCCAACGACCGCAGTAGCCAGCGCAGTGACGTGG GCTGGCGCCTGTTTGACGACAGCACAGTGACAACAGTGGACGAGAGCCAGGTGGTGACGCGGTACGCCTATGTGCTCTTCTACCGCCGGCGGAACTCCCCCGTGGAGAGACCCCCCAGGGCGGGCCACTCCGAACACCACCCAGACCTAGGCCCTGCAGCCGAAGCTGCCGCCAGCCAG GGACTAGGCCCTGGCCAGGCCCCCGAGGTGGCCCCCACGCGGACAGCCCCTGAACGCTTCGCCCCCCCTGTGGACCGCCCAGCCCCCACGTACAGCAACATGGAGGAGGTCGATTAG
- the Usp19 gene encoding ubiquitin carboxyl-terminal hydrolase 19 isoform X4, producing MSGGTSATGPRRGSPGMEEAASKKKQKDRANQESRDGDPRRASTPRKEQTKEELLYDWRQSADEVIVKLRVGAGPLRLEEVDAAFTDTDCVVRFPDGRQWGGVFFAEIQSSCTKVQAHKGGLLQLALPKKVPLLTWPSLLKKPLGTQELVSGLRCQENGQDLSPIALEQGSEPRRAKQEARNQKRAQGRGEVGSGAGPGAQAGPSAKRAVHLRRGPEGEGSRDGPGPQGDAPPFLSSDSATQVEVEEQLHVPPLNPQTSLLGSEKNLALLTGEKTVSPRSDSVPPVMVRDRDPEKEDHVKEKMAVGADSAALVDEPESMVNLAFVKNDSYEKGPDSVVVHVYVKEICRDTSRVLFREQDFTLIFQTRDGNFLRLHPGCGPHTVFRWQVKLRNLIEPEQCTFCFTASRIDICLRKRQSQRWGGLEAPATRGAVGGAKVAVPTGPTPLDSTPPGGAPHPLTGQEEARAVEKEKPKARSEDTGLDGVVARTPLEHVAPKPEPHMASPKPTCMVPPMPHSPVSGDSVEEEEEEEKKVCLPGFTGLVNLGNTCFMNSVIQSLSNTRELRDFFHDRSFEAEINYNNPLGTGGRLAIGFAVLLRALWKGTHQAFQPSKLKAIVASKASQFTGYAQHDAQEFMAFLLDGLHEDLNRIQNKPYTETVDSDGRPDEVVAEEAWQRHKMRNDSFIVDLFQGQYKSKLVCPVCAKVSITFDPFLYLPVPLPQKQKVLPIFYFAREPHSKPIKFLVSVSKENSSASEVLDSLSQSVHVKPENLRLTEVIKNRFHRVFLPSHSLDAVSPTDMLLCFELLSPELAKERVVVLEVQQRPQVPSIPISKCAACQRKQQSEDEKLKRCTRCYRVGYCNQFCQKTHWPDHKGLCRPENIGYPFLVSVPASRLTYARLAQLLEGYARYSVSVFQPPFQPGRMALESQSPGCTTLLSTSSLEAGDSEREPIQPSELQLVTPVAEGDTGAPRVWAPPDRGPVPSTSGISSEMLASGPIEGCSLLASERVSRPEAAVPGYQHSSEAVNTHTPQFFIYKIDASNREQRLEDKGETPLELGDDCSLALVWRNNERLQEFVLVASKELECAEDPGSAGEAARAGHFTLDQCLNLFTRPEVLAPEEAWYCPQCGQHREASKQLLLWRLPNVLIVQLKRFSFRSFIWRDKINDLVEFPVRNLDLSKFCIGQKEEQLPSYDLYAVINHYGGMIGGHYTACARLPNDRSSQRSDVGWRLFDDSTVTTVDESQVVTRYAYVLFYRRRNSPVERPPRAGHSEHHPDLGPAAEAAASQGLGPGQAPEVAPTRTAPERFAPPVDRPAPTYSNMEEVD from the exons CTCTGCTCACCTGGCCCTCTCTCCTG AAGAAACCTCTAGGGACCCAAGAGCTGGTGTCAGGGTTGCGGTGCCAGGAGAATGGGCAAGATCTGTCTCCCATTGCCCTGGAGCAAGGCTCTGAGCCCCGCAGAGCTAAGCAGGAAGCCCGAAACCAGAAGCGGGCCCAGGGCCGTGGTGAGGTAGGCTCAGGGGCTGGCCCTGGGGCACAGGCAGGGCCCAGCGCCAAGAGGGCCGTGCATCTCCGCAGAGGGCCAGAAGGAGAAGGGTCTAGGGATGGCCCTGGCCCCCAGGGTGATGCTCCACCCTTTCTGTCTTCTGACTCAGCCACCCAG GTTGAGGTTGAGGAGCAGCTCCATGTACCACCACTGAACCCTCAAACGAGTCTCTTGGGCTCAGAGAAGAATTTAGCCCTTTTGacaggagagaagacagtgtcTCCCAGGAGTGACTCAGTCCCCCCAGTCATGGTCCGGGACAGAGACCCTGAAAAAGAGGACCACGTCAAAGAGAAGATGGCCGTAGGAGCAGACTCTGCAGCTTTGGTGGATG AACCAGAGTCCATGGTGAACCTGGCATTTGTGAAGAATGACTCCTATGAGAAGGGGCCGGattcagtggtggtgcacgtgtACGTGAAGGAGATCTGCAGGGACACCTCTCGAGTCCTTTTCCGAGAGCAGGACTTCACGCTTATCTTCCAGACCAG gGATGGAAATTTCCTGAGGCTGCATCCGGGCTGTGGGCCCCACACCGTCTTCCGCTGGCAGGTGAAGCTCAG GAACTTGATTGAGCCAGAGCAGTGTACATTCTGTTTCACGGCCTCCCGCATAGATATCTGCCTCCGGAAGCGGCAGAGTCAGCGCTGGGGTGGACTGGAGGCCCCAGCTACACGAG GTGCAGTGGGTGGTGCGAAGGTTGCCGTGCCGACAGGTCCAACCCCTTTGGACTCAACCCCTCCAGGgggtgccccccaccccctgacAGGCCAGGAGGAAGCCAGGGCTGTGGAGAAGGAAAAACCCAAGGCTCGATCTGAGGACACAGGGCTGGATGGTGTGGTGGCCCGCACCCCTTTGGAGCATGTAGCTCCAAAGCCAGAACCACACATGGCCTCG CCCAAACCCACGTGTATGGTGCCTCCAATGCCTCATAGTCCGGTGAGTGGAGAtagtgtggaggaggaggaagaggaagagaagaaggtgtGTCTGCCAGGCTTTACTGGCCTTGTCAATTTAGGGAACACCTGCTTCATGAATAGTGTCATTCAGTCTCTGTCCAACACTCGGGAACTTCGTGACTTCTTCCATG ACCGATCCTTTGAAGCTGAGATTAACTACAACAACCCACTGGGGACTGGTGGGCGACTGGCCATTGGCTTTGCTGTGCTGCTCCGGGCTCTATGGAAGGGCACTCATCAAGCCTTTCAGCCCTCCAAGCTAAAG GCCATTGTGGCAAGCAAAGCCAGCCAGTTCACAGGCTATGCGCAGCATGACGCCCAAGAGTTCATGGCTTTCTTGTTGGATGGgctgcatgaggacctgaatcgGATCCAAAACAAGCCCTACACAGAGACCGTGGACTCAGACGGACGTCCTGACGAG GTGGTGGCTGAGGAAGCCTGGCAGCGGCACAAGATGAGGAATGACTCCTTCATTGTGGACCTGTTTCAGGGCCAGTACAAGTCAAAGCTGGTGTGCCCTGTGTGTGCCAAG GTCTCCATCACCTTTGACCCGTTCCTTTACCTGCCTGTGCCCTTGCCACAAAAGCAAAAGGTTCTCCCCATCTTTTATTTTGCTCGGGAGCCTCACAGCAAACCCATCAAG TTTCTGGTGAGTGTTAGCAAGGAGAACTCCAGCGCAAGTGAAGTTTTGGATTCCCTCTCTCAGAGTGTCCATGTGAAGCCTGAAAACCTGCGCCTGACTGAG GTAATTAAGAATCGTTTCCATCGTGTTTTCTTGCCTTCCCACTCGCTGGATGCTGTGTCCCCAACTGACATGCTGCTCTGCTTTGAGCTGTTGTCCCCAGAGCTGGCTAAGGAGCGGGTAGTGGTGCTAGAGGTGCAGCAG CGCCCCCAGGTACCCAGCATCCCTATCTCCAAGTGTGCAGCCTGCCAGCGGAAGCAGCAGTCAGAGGATGAAAAGCTGAAGCGTTGTACCCGTTGCTACCGCGTTGGCTACTGCAACCA gtTCTGCCAGAAAACCCATTGGCCTGACCACAAAGGCCTCTGCCGCCCTGAGAACATTGGCTACCCCTTCCTGGTCAGCGTGCCTGCCTCACGCCTCACTTACGCCCGTCTTGCTCAGCTACTAGAAGGTTATGCCCG ATACTCCGTGAGTGTGTTCCAACCACCCTTCCAGCCTGGCCGGATGGCCTTGGAATCCCAGAGCCCTGGCTGTACCACATTGCTTTCAACGAGCTCCCTGGAGGCTGGGGATAGTGAGAGAGAACCCATTCAGCCTTCTGAGCTCCAGTTGGTGACGCCTGTGGCTGAGGGGGATACAGGGGCTCCCCGTGTGTGGGCACCCCCTGATCGGGGTCCTGTACCTAGCACCAGTGGCATTTCTTCTGAGATGTTGGCCAGTGGGCCTATTGAAGGTTGTTCGTTGCTTGCTAGTGAGAGGGTGTCCCGGCCCGAAG CTGCAGTGCCTGGGTACCAGCACTCCAGTGAAGCCGTGAACACCCACACACCCCagtttttcatctataaaattgATGCATCAAACCGAGAGCAGCGGCTTGAGGACAAAG GGGAGACACCATTGGAGCTAGGGGATGACTGTAGCCTGGCTCTGGTGTGGCGGAACAATGAGCGCCTACAGGAGTTTGTGTTAGTGGCCTCCAAGGAGCTGGAGTGCGCTGAAGATCCAGGCTCTGCGGGTGAGGCTGCCCGCGCTGGCCACTTTACCCTGGACCAGTGCCTCAACCTCTTTACTCGGCCTGAAGTGCTGGCACCCGAGGAGGCCTG GTACTGCCCACAGTGCGGACAGCATCGCGAGGCCTCCAAACAGCTGCTGCTCTGGCGCCTGCCGAATGTGCTCATTGTGCAGCTCAAGCGCTTCTCCTTCCGTAGTTTCATTTGGCGTGACAAGATCAATGACTTGGTGGAGTTTCCTGTTCG GAACCTGGACTTGAGCAAGTTCTGTATCGGCCAGAAAGAGGAGCAGTTGCCTAGTTATGACCTGTATGCCGTCATCAACCATTACGGAGGCATGATCGGAGGCCACTATACCGCCTGTGCCCGCCTGCCCAACGACCGCAGTAGCCAGCGCAGTGACGTGG GCTGGCGCCTGTTTGACGACAGCACAGTGACAACAGTGGACGAGAGCCAGGTGGTGACGCGGTACGCCTATGTGCTCTTCTACCGCCGGCGGAACTCCCCCGTGGAGAGACCCCCCAGGGCGGGCCACTCCGAACACCACCCAGACCTAGGCCCTGCAGCCGAAGCTGCCGCCAGCCAG GGACTAGGCCCTGGCCAGGCCCCCGAGGTGGCCCCCACGCGGACAGCCCCTGAACGCTTCGCCCCCCCTGTGGACCGCCCAGCCCCCACGTACAGCAACATGGAGGAGGTCGATTAG